From Acomys russatus chromosome 25, mAcoRus1.1, whole genome shotgun sequence, a single genomic window includes:
- the Pld2 gene encoding phospholipase D2, with protein MTETQENLFPYGDYLDSSQLHMEPDEVDTLREGEDPADRMHPFLDIYDLQPLKAHPLVFAPGVPVTAQVVGTERYTSGSKVGTCTLYSVRLTHGDFTWTTKKKFRHFQELHRDLQRHKVLMSLLPLARFAVAYSPAQEAVNEDIPSLPRGGSVGSARHRASKQKYLENYLNRLLTMSFYRNYRAMTEFLEVSQLSFIPDLGSKGLEGVIRKRSGGHRVPGFTCCGRDQVCYRWSKRWLVVKDSFLLYMCLETGAISFVQLFDPGFEVQVGKRSTETRYGVRIDTSHRSLILKCSSYRQARWWGQEITELAQGPGRDFLQLHRHHSYAPPRPGTLARWFVNGAGYFAAVADAILRAREEIFITDWWLSPEIYLKRPAHSDDWRLDIMLKRKAEEGVRVNILLFKEVELALAINSGYSKRVLTLLHPNIKVMRHPDLVTLWAHHEKLLVVDQAVAFLGGLDLAYGRWDDVQYRLTDLGDPSESVDSQIPTPGADPAATPDLSQNQFFWLGKDYSNLITKDWVQLDRPFEDFIDRATTPRMPWRDIGVVVHGTAARDLARHFIQRWNFTKTTKARYKRPVYPYLLPKSTSTADCLPFTIPGGQCATVQVLRSVDRWSAGTSEDSILNAYLHTIRESQHFLYIENQFFISCSDGRSVLNKVGDEIVDRILKAHRQGQCFRVYVLLPLLPGFEGDISTGGGNSIRAILHFTYRTLCRGEYSILHRLKAAMGTAWRDYMSICGLRTHGELGGRPISELIYIHSKMLIADDRTVIIGSANINDRSLLGKRDSELAVLIEDTEMEPSLMDGVEYQAGRFALSLRKHCFSVLLGANTWPALDLRDPVCDDFFQLWQDTAENNANVYEQIFRCLPSNATRSLRTLREYVAVEPLATVSPSLAQSELSHIQGHLVHFPLKFLEDESLLPPLGSKEGMIPLEVWT; from the exons ATGACGGAAACCCAGGAGAACCTCTTCCCCTATGGGGACTACCTGGACTCGAGTCAGTTGCACATGGAGCCGGATGAAGTTGACACTCTAAGGGAAGGAGAGGATCCAG cCGATCGAATGCACCCCTTTCTGGACATCTACGACCTTCAGCCTCTGAAAGCGCACCCCTTGGTGTTTGCCCCTGGAGTCCCTGTTACAGCCCAGGTGGTGGGCACTGAAAGATACACCAGCGGATCCAAG GTGGGAACCTGCACTCTGTATTCTGTGCGTTTGACTCATGGTGACTTTACCTGGACCACCAAGAAGAAGTTCCGGCACTTTCAGGAGCTGCATCGGGACCTCCAGAGACACAAAGTCTTGATGAGTCTGCTTCCCCTGGCTCG CTTTGCCGTGGCCTATTCTCCAGCCCAAGAGGCTGTCAATGAGGACATTCCCTCCCTACCCCGAGGAGGTTCCGTGGGCTCCGCCAGACACAGAGCCAGCAAGCAG aAATACCTGGAAAATTACCTCAACCGCCTCCTGACCATGTCTTTCTATCGCAATTACCGTGCCATG aCAGAATTTCTGGAAGTCAGTCAACTTTCCTTTATCCCAGACCTTGGCTCCAAAGGACT GGAAGGGGTGATCCGGAAGCGCTCGGGCGGGCATCGAGTTCCTGGCTTCACCTGCTGTGGCCGAGACCAAGTTTGTTACAGATGGTCCAAGAG GTGGCTGGTGGTGAAGGACTCCTTCCTGCTGTACATGTGCCTGGAGACCGGCGCCATCTCATTTGTTCAACTTTTCGACCCGGGCTTTGAGGTGCAAGTGGGGAAAAGGAGCACTGAGACGAGGTACGGGGTGAGGATCGACACCTCCCACAG GTCCCTGATTCTCAAATGCAGCAGCTATCGGCAGGCACGGTGGTGGGGACAGGAGATCACGGAGCTGGCACAGGGGCCAGGCCGAGATTTCCTGCAGCTACATCGGCACCACAGCTACGCCCCGCCCAGGCCCGGCACCCTGGCCCGGTG GTTTGTGAATGGGGCAGGTTACTTTGCTGCTGTGGCAGATGCCATCCTACGAGCTCGGGAGGAGATTTTCATCACGGACTGGTG GTTGAGTCCTGAGATTTACCTGAAGCGCCCAGCCCATTCAGACGACTGGAGACTGGACATTATGCTCAAGAGGAAGGCA GAAGAAGGTGTCCGTGTTAACATACTGCTGTTTAAAGAAGTGGAACTGGCTCTGGCCATCAACAGTGGCTACAGCAAGAGGGTGCTGACACTGTTGCACCCCAACATAAAG GTGATGCGCCACCCAGACCTCGTGACACTGTGGGCTCATCACGAGAAGCTCCTGGTGGTAGACCAAGCAGTGGCTTTCTTGGGGGGGCTGGACCTTGCCTATGGCCGCTGGGATGATGTACAGTACCGACTGACCGACCTGGGGGACCCCTCCGAATCTGTAGACTCACAG ATTCCCACACCAGGTGCAGACCCTGCGGCCACCCCAGACCTCTCGCAGAACCAATTCTTCTGGCTGGGAAAGGACTACAGCAACCTCATCACCAAGGACTGGGTGCAGCTGGACCGGCCTTTCGAAG ATTTCATTGACAGGGCGACCACACCCAGGATGCCGTGGAGGGATATCGGTGTTGTTGTACACGGCACGGCTGCCCGGGACCTTGCCCGGCACTTCATCCAGCGCTGGAACTTCACCAAG ACCACCAAGGCCAGGTACAAGAGACCCGTGTACCCCTACCTGCTGCCCAAGTCCACCAGCACTGCAGACTGTCTCCCTTTCACAATCCCAGGCGGGCAGTGCGCCACTGTGCAG GTCTTGAGGTCTGTGGACCGGTGGTCAGCGGGGACTTCGGAGGACTCCATCCTCAACGCCTACCTACACACCATCCGAGAGAGCCAGCACTTTCTCTACATTGAG AATCAGTTCTTCATTAGCTGCTCCGATGGACGTAGCGTCCTGAACAAGGTGGGTGACGAGATTGTGGACAGGATCCTGAAGGCCCACAG ACAGGGCCAGTGTTTCCGGGTCTATGTGCTTTTGCCGTTGCTCCCTGGCTTTGAGGGGGACATCTCCACAGGGGGCGGCAACTCCATCCGGGCCATTCTGCACTTCACTTACAG GACCCTGTGTCGTGGGGAATATTCAATCTTACACCGACTCAAAGCAGCCA TGGGGACAGCGTGGCGGGATTACATGTCCATCTGTGGGCTTCGCACACACGGAGAGCTGGGCGGGCGCCCGATCTCTGAGCTCATTTATATCCACAGCAAGATGCTCATTGCAGATGACAGGACAGTCATCATCG GCTCTGCAAACATCAACGACAGGAGCTTGCTGGGGAAGCGGGACAGTGAGCTCGCCGTGCTGATTGAGGATACAGAGATGGAGCCATCCCTCATGGACGGGGTGGAGTACCAGGCAGGCAGGTTTGCCCTGAGTTTGCGGAAGCACTGTTTCAG TGTGCTTCTTGGGGCAAACACCTGGCCAGCCCTGGATCTCAGAGACCCTGTCTGTGATGACTTCTTCCAGCTGTGGCAAGACACGGCCGAGAACAACGCCAACGTCTATGAGCAG ATCTTCCGCTGCCTGCCATCCAATGCCACCCGTTCCCTGCGGACTCTCCGGGAGTACGTGGCTGTGGAGCCCTTGGCCACGGTCAGCCCGTCTTTGGCTCAGTCTGAGCTCTCCCACATCCAGGGCCACCTAGTTCACTTCCCCCTCAAGTTCCTGGAGGATGAGTCCTTGTTACCCCCGCTGGGAAGCAAAGAAGGCATGATTCCTTTAGAAGTGTGGACATAG